From one Paenibacillus sp. FSL K6-1330 genomic stretch:
- the rplW gene encoding 50S ribosomal protein L23 — MKDPRDIIKRPVITERTADYMAELKYAFEVDIRANKTEIKQAVESIFKVKVSNVNTMRVPAKPKRYGRYSGYTTEWKKAIVTLAPDSKPLEFFESVE, encoded by the coding sequence ATGAAAGACCCACGCGATATAATCAAGCGCCCGGTGATCACGGAACGTACGGCTGACTACATGGCGGAGCTGAAATATGCTTTTGAAGTGGATATCCGCGCTAACAAGACCGAGATCAAGCAAGCTGTCGAATCTATTTTTAAAGTTAAAGTATCGAACGTGAATACGATGCGTGTCCCTGCTAAACCAAAGCGTTATGGCCGTTATTCCGGTTACACAACCGAATGGAAAAAGGCGATCGTGACTTTGGCTCCAGACAGCAAACCGCTCGAGTTCTTTGAATCGGTTGAATAA
- the rplD gene encoding 50S ribosomal protein L4, with translation MPKVALYNVSGSQVGEVELNEAVFGIEPNVHVLHSAVLLQRASLRRGTHKVKGRSEVRGGGRKPWKQKGTGRARQGSIRSPQWKGGGVVFGPTPRSYTFKLPKKVRRLAIKSALSSKVIDNAIIVLDQLTLNTPKTKEFANILSNLKIGRKALIVAPSYDDNVALSARNIPGVKFVAADGINVLDVMSYDQLIITKEAVQKVEEVLA, from the coding sequence ATGCCTAAAGTAGCACTTTATAATGTCAGCGGTAGCCAAGTTGGCGAAGTAGAATTGAATGAAGCTGTGTTTGGCATCGAGCCGAACGTACACGTACTGCACAGTGCAGTATTGTTGCAGCGCGCTTCCCTTCGTCGTGGTACCCACAAAGTAAAAGGACGTTCTGAAGTACGCGGCGGCGGACGTAAGCCTTGGAAACAAAAAGGTACTGGCCGTGCTCGTCAAGGTTCGATCCGTTCTCCACAATGGAAAGGCGGCGGTGTGGTATTTGGACCAACTCCGCGCAGCTACACGTTTAAACTTCCTAAGAAAGTTCGTCGTTTGGCTATCAAATCCGCATTGTCTTCCAAAGTGATTGACAACGCAATTATCGTATTGGATCAATTGACGCTGAATACGCCGAAAACGAAAGAGTTTGCTAACATCCTTAGCAACCTGAAAATAGGCCGTAAAGCTCTGATCGTTGCTCCAAGCTATGATGATAATGTAGCCCTTTCCGCACGTAATATTCCTGGTGTGAAATTCGTAGCGGCTGACGGCATTAATGTTCTTGACGTAATGTCGTACGATCAACTGATCATTACGAAGGAAGCAGTTCAGAAGGTAGAGGAGGTGCTCGCGTAA
- the rplC gene encoding 50S ribosomal protein L3 yields the protein MKGILGRKLGMTQVFTPEGVVIPVTVIEAGPCVVLQKKDLENDGYEAIQVGFSDKKENRSNKPEAGHAKKANTAPKRYVREIRGVDLASVEVGQELKADVFAEGEFVDVTGISKGKGFQGVIKRWGQSRGPMSHGSRYHRRPGSMGSIQANRVPKGKRLPGHMGNETVTIQKLEVVKVDTERNVILVKGSIPGPKKGFVQIKETVKK from the coding sequence ATGAAAGGTATCTTAGGTAGAAAGCTCGGAATGACTCAAGTGTTTACCCCTGAGGGTGTTGTAATTCCTGTAACGGTTATCGAAGCAGGTCCTTGTGTTGTTCTTCAAAAGAAAGATCTGGAAAACGACGGATACGAAGCGATTCAAGTCGGTTTCTCTGATAAGAAAGAGAACAGATCTAACAAACCAGAAGCAGGCCATGCGAAAAAAGCAAACACTGCGCCTAAGCGCTACGTTCGCGAAATTCGCGGTGTTGACCTCGCGAGTGTCGAGGTTGGACAAGAGCTGAAGGCTGATGTCTTCGCAGAAGGCGAATTTGTTGACGTAACGGGTATTTCCAAAGGTAAAGGTTTCCAAGGTGTGATCAAACGTTGGGGCCAAAGCCGCGGACCAATGTCTCACGGTTCCCGTTATCACCGTAGACCAGGTTCCATGGGTTCGATCCAGGCAAACCGTGTTCCTAAAGGAAAACGCCTGCCAGGTCACATGGGCAATGAGACAGTTACGATTCAAAAGCTCGAAGTTGTCAAAGTCGACACAGAGCGTAACGTAATCCTTGTTAAAGGCTCCATTCCTGGACCTAAAAAAGGTTTCGTTCAAATCAAAGAAACGGTGAAGAAATAA
- the rpsJ gene encoding 30S ribosomal protein S10 — protein sequence MAKQKIRIRLKAYDHRVLDQSAEKIVETAKRSGAGVSGPIPLPTEKQIITILRAVHKYKDSREQFEMRTHKRLIDIVNPTPQTVDALMRLDLPSGVDIEIKL from the coding sequence ATGGCAAAGCAAAAAATTCGTATTCGCTTGAAAGCATACGACCACAGAGTTCTTGATCAATCCGCTGAGAAAATTGTTGAGACAGCAAAACGTTCGGGTGCTGGTGTATCCGGTCCGATCCCGCTTCCAACTGAGAAACAAATAATTACCATTCTCCGTGCGGTGCACAAGTATAAGGATTCTCGGGAACAGTTCGAAATGCGTACACATAAACGCTTGATCGACATCGTGAACCCGACTCCACAAACTGTGGATGCCTTGATGCGCTTGGACCTGCCGTCCGGTGTAGATATCGAAATCAAACTGTAA